In the genome of Synechococcus sp. CB0101, the window ACGGCGCGTTGCGCCCAAATTCCTCTTTTGGTGTGAGGACCATGAAACTGTTCCAGAAGCTTCTTCTGGCGCCTGCTGCCCTGGGCCTGATGGCTCCTGTGGCTGCATCCGCCGCTGATCTCAACATTGCTGGCGTCAGCCAGTACGGCTCTGAGGAGCAGGTGACTTCGATCACCCAGTTCTCCGACGTGCAGCCCACCGACTGGGCTTATCAGGCTCTGAGCAACCTGATCGAGCGCTACGGCTGTGTGGCTGGCTACCCCAACGGCACCTACCGCGGCAGCCGTGCGATGACCCGCTTTGAAGCGGCCGCCCTGTTGAACGCTTGCCTCGACCGGATCACCGAAGTGACCGACGAGCTGAAGCGCCTGATGAAAGAGTTCGAGAAGGAACTCGCCGTGCTCAAGGGCCGCGTGGATGGCCTGGAGGCCAAGGTTGCTGAGCTGGAAGCCACCCAGTTCTCCACCACCACCAAGCTGAAGGGTATTGCCACCTTCGTTCTGGGTGCTAACGCTTACGGCGGCAGCAACAGCGCCATTGTTGATGAAGCAAAAGCTCTTACCGGCGCTACTGCCTTCGCGTACGACGTTCGCCTGAACTTCGACACCAGCTTCACTGGTAAGGATCTGCTGCGCACCACCCTTCGTGCCGGCAACTTCGGTGCCTCCCCTTGGAGCGGTGGTCCTGTCGGTGCGAACGGTGCTGATACCCGTCTGAACGCTCTGGAAGTTGCTTTCCAGGAAGGTGAAGTGCCTGGCGGTAACACCGTTGGCATCAACCGCCTCTTCTACCAGTTCCCCGTTGGTGACAAAGTCACCGTGACCTTCGGTGGTCGTGTTCGTCAGGACGACATGCTGGCCATGTGGCCCAGCGTGTACCCCGCTGACACCGTCCTTGACGTCTTCACCTACGCCGGCGCTCCTGGCACCTACAGCCTGAACCTGGGTGCTGGTGCTGGTGTGTGGTATCAGGACAACGGTTGGAGCTTCAGCATCAACTACGTGTCCGCTAACGCTCAGGACGGCAACCCCAACGAAGGCGGTATCGGCACCGACGGTGCTGCTCAAACCTTCACCGCCCAGATTGGCTACGCCGGTAACAACTGGGGTGCTGCTGTTGCTTACAACTATGGCAACGGCGTGGGGCCTGCCATCGGTACTCCCGCTGCCGTGGGCCAAGGTCTCTTCGGGGGTTTCAGCAGCAACAACTCTGTTGGGGTGAGCGCCTACTGGCAGCCCTCTGAGAGCGGCTTCGTGCCTTCCATCAGCGCTGGCTGGGGCATCACCGGTTACTCCGGTGATGACGATGCCTTCGCTTTCGACGGCGCCACCTCCAACAGCTGGTACGTCGGCCTCCAGTGGGATGACGCCTTCATCAAGGGCAATGCCCTCGGTATGGCCGTGGGTCAGCCCACCTTCATCACCAACACTGGTCGTGACGGTGTCAACGCTCAAGACGGCAACTGGGCTTGGGAATGGTGGTACAAGTTCCAGGTCACCGACAACATCAGCGTGACCCCCGCCCTCTACTACCTGTCCAACCCCCTGGGTCAGCTCGGCTGGTACGAGAACGGCATGAAGAACAGCAGCGCCCCGCTCACCAACTTCGGTGGCATCATCAAGACCACCTTCAAGTTCTGATCAGTTGATCTGAACACGAACTCGTTCCTCATACGTTTCGAGCTCGTTCCTCACACAGTCCTCATTCCTCGCGATCAGCCCTGGCTTCGGCCAGGGCTTTTTTGTTGTTGATCGACCACTGAGGGCTGTATCGCAGCGCACATCTGATGGTGTTCTGCTCCGGTTTTTGCGTGCCATCGCGCCGGTAAGGTCTGCGCATTCCTGTGCTTTGGTTCGGGAATTCCCTCAATTGGTGTGAGGACCATGAAACTGTTCCAGAAGCTTCTTCTGGCGCCTGCTGCCCTGGGCCTGATGGCTCCTGTGGCTGCATCCGCCGCTGATCTCAACATTGCTGGCGTCAGCCAGTACGGCTCTGAGGAGCAGGTGACTTCGATCACCCAGTTCTCCGACGTGCAGCCCACCGACTGGGCTTATCAGGCTCTGAGCAACCTGATCGAGCGCTACGGCTGTGTGGCTGGCTACCCCAACGGCACCTACCGCGGCAGCCGTGCGATGACCCGCTTTGAAGCGGCCGCCCTGTTGAACGCTTGCCTCGACCGGATCACCGAAGTGACCGACGAGCTGAAGCGCCTGATGAAAGAGTTCGAGAAGGAACTCGCCGTGCTCAAGGGCCGCGTGGATGGCCTGGAGGCCAAGGTTGCTGAGCTGGAAGCCACCCAGTTCTCCACCACCACCAAGCTGAAGGGTGAAGCCACCTTTGATCTGGGTGCCTATACCTATGGCGGTTCTGCCAAGAACGGCAACACCGGCCCCGGTCTCGATGGTGAAAACCTGCTGAGCGCCATGGTGTTCAACTATGACGTTCGTCTGAGCTTCGACACCAGCTTCACCGGTAAGGACCTGCTGCGCACCCGCCTGCGCTCCGGTAACTACGGCGAGTCCGCCTTTGATGGCGCTCAGTACCGCTCCACCAAGCTCGATAAGAGCTTTGAGTCTGGTGCTGGCCCCCAAGTTGTTGATGTTGATCGTCTTTACTACACCTTCCCGGTTGGTAACGAGCTGAAGGCCACCCTTGGCGCCTTGGTTCGTAACACCGAGATGCTGGCGATCACGCCTTCGGCCTACAAGTCGTACATCACAGACTTCCTCTACGGCACCTACGGCACCTCCGGTACCTACAACAAGGAAACCGGCTCTGGTGTGGGTCTGGTCTGGAAGCAGAAGGTGAAGAAGGGCAATCCCTATCTCGCCGCGGCTGTGAACTATGTGGCCAAGAACGCCTACAACGGTGCTCCTGAGGCCGGCGGCGTGATGACCGACAACTCGGCTGGTTCCTTCCTGGCTCAGATCGGTGGTGCTGGTAAGGGCTGGGCTCTCACCGGTGCTTACCGCTACGGCCAGTGCGGCACCAACATCCGCTCCGGTACGCAGTACACCTACGACAACTCCAAGGCCAAGTGTTCCGCGATCCAGGAAGCTGGTGGCGGCAGCGCTGCCACCAATAGCTTCGCGATCAACGGCTATTGGCAGCCCTCTGAGAGCGGCTGGGTGCCTTCCATCAGCGCCGGCTGGGGTATCACCACCTTCACTGGTGGTTACGACGTGGTCATCAATACCAAGAACGCTCAGTCCTGGATGGTGGGTCTGCAGTGGGATGACGTCTTCATCGACGGCAACTCCGCTGGTATGGGTGTGGGCCAGTCGCCCTTCACCACCTCCACCTTTGACGGCAGCACCCCCTACGACGGCAACTACGCCTGGGAGTGGTGGTACAAGTTCCAGGTGTCCGACAACATCAGCGTGACGCCTGCTCTGATCTACCTGAGCCGTCCCGCTGGTCAGAACACCCCTCAAGGCGAAACCTTCAACGCCTTTGGCGGCCTGATTCAAGTGGGCTTCAAGTTCTGATCGTCTGATCAGCACACTCCTCACGCGCTCCTCGCGCTCACTCACACACCAAAAGCCTCGGCCTCCCGCATCAGCGGGGGCTTTTTTTGTGGCTGTCGATGGCCTGACGGCCTAGAGCGCGAGGATGGCGGTTGCCTTTGCGTGCCCTTGCCCAGGCCTTCCTCCACTCGCGACCCTACCAGGTGCTTGGCGTGGCCGCCACCGCCACGGCGGCGGAGATCAAGGCCGCTTATCGCGCCCTGGTGAAGCAGCATCACCCCGATGCTGGCGGCGATGAGCACCGGATCCTCGAGCTCAATGCCGCCTGGGAGGTGCTCGGTGATGCCGAGCGCCGCGCCGATCACGACCGCACCCACGCCCCCGTTGCGGCGGGTTCAGCCCGCTCCGCGGCTGCTGGCCGTGCCGCTCGCCGCGCCACCGCCCAGGCCGCCCGCGGCGACGCCGAGCTTCTGGCCTGGCTTCAGCAGGTGTATGCCCCGATCGATCGCCTGCTGGCTCAGGTGATCAACCCTTTCGCGGCGCAGCTGCGCGCCCTTTCCGCTGATCCCTACGACGATCAGCTGATGGAGGCCTTCTGCACCTTCCTGGAGCAGAGCCAGGCCCGCATGCAAAAAGTGGAAACCCTCTACCGCTCGATGGCTGCACCCGCCTCAGCGCAGGGCTTCAGCCTCAGCGTGTACCACTGCCTCTCTCAGGTGCAGGACGCGCTCACCGAGCTCGAGCGCTACACCATGGGCTATGTGGACAGCTACCTCCGCGACGGGCGCGAGATGCTGCGGGAAGCGAAACAGCGCCGCAGCCGCCTGCAGGAGGAGCGGCGCCGGCTTGAGATCTGACGTTTAAAACTCCACCAGCTGATCAGCCCGCAGCCATACATCGGGCACGGGGCGGCGGAAGCGCAGCTGGGCGTAGTCGCCTTTGAGTGCGAGCACTTCGGCGGGCCCCTCAAAGATGTAGTCGGGGGCCACGGTGTCGCTGGCCTGGGCTTCGAGGCTGTTGGCGTAGGTGCTGCGATTCACCTTCACCAGGCTGCCTTTCTTGATCGCGCTCTTGGCGGCGGGTTGGGCGGCGGGCGTTTCAGCCATGGCGCTGGGGCTCTCGTGCAGGCAGGCTAGAGCCCGCTCCCCGCACCTGGTTTCGTGCCCCCCAGCCTGGCTCTGCTGCTGGTGCTCTTCGGTGGCCTGCTGCTGCTGGCGTTATTCCTCGACGACATCGCCTCCCAGATCCGCCTGCCGGGAATCCTGTTGGTGTTGGTGCTCGGTCTGTTGATCGACAACAACATCGATGCCGGGCCCGGCCAGCCGTCGGCACTGCTCAACCTCGCCCAAGCCGACCAACTGGCGCAGGTGGCGCTGGTGTTGGTGCTCTTTTTTGGTGGTTTGGCGGCCAATTGGCAGCAGATGCGCCAGGTGCTGGTGCCCTCGCTGCGGCTCGCCACCCTCGGCTCGCTGCTCACCGCCGGCGCCCTGGCCCTGCTGGTGTGCGGCGTGCAGTCGCTGCCGATCCGGCACCACGATCTAGGGGTGCCGGGTGCTTTGTTCATCGGCGCGATGTTCTGCAGCACCGACGCCTCTGCGGTGCTGAGCCTGCTCAAGCCCCTGCGGAAGCGCCTTCCGCAGCGTCTGCTGGATCTGCTCGAGTGCGAATCCGGCTTCAACGACCCGATCGCCGTGGTGCTGGCGGGCCTGGCCATCGCTCTGCCCCACAGCCGCGATACCGCCATCGCGCCGCTGCTGGTGGAGGTGGTGCGGCAATTCCTGCTGGGTGCCTTTCTGGGTTTTCTGGGTGGCAAGGCGACCGAGCTGCTGCTGGGCCGCCGCAAGTTTCCCCTCAACCTCAGCCAGGTCACCGTGATGGCCCTGGCGGCCCTGATGCTCGTGGCCGGCGGCAGCAGCCTGCTGGGGGCGAGCCCGCTGCTGGCGGCCTACGTGATGGGGCTGGTGCTCGGCAACAGCGAGGAGGTGGATCAGGA includes:
- a CDS encoding cation:proton antiporter, which produces MPPSLALLLVLFGGLLLLALFLDDIASQIRLPGILLVLVLGLLIDNNIDAGPGQPSALLNLAQADQLAQVALVLVLFFGGLAANWQQMRQVLVPSLRLATLGSLLTAGALALLVCGVQSLPIRHHDLGVPGALFIGAMFCSTDASAVLSLLKPLRKRLPQRLLDLLECESGFNDPIAVVLAGLAIALPHSRDTAIAPLLVEVVRQFLLGAFLGFLGGKATELLLGRRKFPLNLSQVTVMALAALMLVAGGSSLLGASPLLAAYVMGLVLGNSEEVDQEQLESSQAGFAKLAELMLFLCLGLVVHPTDVVDLLPTALLLLVVLLVVRWLVVTLLLLRSGFSRADCSFTALAGLRGAVPVAIALQAAASDARWGDAMPAFALAVVLLGLVLQGALLSPVARRLGLVGSAHP
- a CDS encoding iron uptake porin, which gives rise to MKLFQKLLLAPAALGLMAPVAASAADLNIAGVSQYGSEEQVTSITQFSDVQPTDWAYQALSNLIERYGCVAGYPNGTYRGSRAMTRFEAAALLNACLDRITEVTDELKRLMKEFEKELAVLKGRVDGLEAKVAELEATQFSTTTKLKGEATFDLGAYTYGGSAKNGNTGPGLDGENLLSAMVFNYDVRLSFDTSFTGKDLLRTRLRSGNYGESAFDGAQYRSTKLDKSFESGAGPQVVDVDRLYYTFPVGNELKATLGALVRNTEMLAITPSAYKSYITDFLYGTYGTSGTYNKETGSGVGLVWKQKVKKGNPYLAAAVNYVAKNAYNGAPEAGGVMTDNSAGSFLAQIGGAGKGWALTGAYRYGQCGTNIRSGTQYTYDNSKAKCSAIQEAGGGSAATNSFAINGYWQPSESGWVPSISAGWGITTFTGGYDVVINTKNAQSWMVGLQWDDVFIDGNSAGMGVGQSPFTTSTFDGSTPYDGNYAWEWWYKFQVSDNISVTPALIYLSRPAGQNTPQGETFNAFGGLIQVGFKF
- a CDS encoding J domain-containing protein translates to MPLRALAQAFLHSRPYQVLGVAATATAAEIKAAYRALVKQHHPDAGGDEHRILELNAAWEVLGDAERRADHDRTHAPVAAGSARSAAAGRAARRATAQAARGDAELLAWLQQVYAPIDRLLAQVINPFAAQLRALSADPYDDQLMEAFCTFLEQSQARMQKVETLYRSMAAPASAQGFSLSVYHCLSQVQDALTELERYTMGYVDSYLRDGREMLREAKQRRSRLQEERRRLEI
- the ndhO gene encoding NAD(P)H-quinone oxidoreductase subunit O → MAETPAAQPAAKSAIKKGSLVKVNRSTYANSLEAQASDTVAPDYIFEGPAEVLALKGDYAQLRFRRPVPDVWLRADQLVEF
- a CDS encoding iron uptake porin, with amino-acid sequence MKLFQKLLLAPAALGLMAPVAASAADLNIAGVSQYGSEEQVTSITQFSDVQPTDWAYQALSNLIERYGCVAGYPNGTYRGSRAMTRFEAAALLNACLDRITEVTDELKRLMKEFEKELAVLKGRVDGLEAKVAELEATQFSTTTKLKGIATFVLGANAYGGSNSAIVDEAKALTGATAFAYDVRLNFDTSFTGKDLLRTTLRAGNFGASPWSGGPVGANGADTRLNALEVAFQEGEVPGGNTVGINRLFYQFPVGDKVTVTFGGRVRQDDMLAMWPSVYPADTVLDVFTYAGAPGTYSLNLGAGAGVWYQDNGWSFSINYVSANAQDGNPNEGGIGTDGAAQTFTAQIGYAGNNWGAAVAYNYGNGVGPAIGTPAAVGQGLFGGFSSNNSVGVSAYWQPSESGFVPSISAGWGITGYSGDDDAFAFDGATSNSWYVGLQWDDAFIKGNALGMAVGQPTFITNTGRDGVNAQDGNWAWEWWYKFQVTDNISVTPALYYLSNPLGQLGWYENGMKNSSAPLTNFGGIIKTTFKF